One genomic region from Spirosoma sp. KCTC 42546 encodes:
- a CDS encoding putative LPS assembly protein LptD, translated as MWFSRTRPICIKAALSLVCLFWTFNALGQAKPSTRKRTKPSVTTAPSSQTTPAAVPQESDLERELNQKYSAPNRLSPTPYNRNTVPTAIGNDTTRRQQAISSGDSVRFSPLKLIQVSELTPKGIQPVQVQWPMLLSNIVQPPTSLFINVDSSRVVLADSMQRESTQTIQATQLQPKRIKVTSTPLRPLSTALVHSPKPILIRPNPIRIAARDSVQKAPVAPIKKPAITQLAPKSIPSGKVQPGLVSPNIVRAESVVRQNQSKVNSTRQSQAKPTRPASLTAGKPAIPADSAQVASNDTVRTDSLQAPDAFKTTVNYQAKDSTIYAADGQTVELFGDASVIYGDISLKADYIRLNYLTNEVYAKGRYDSTAKKLIGRPVFQDGEGKYDAKEIRYNFQSRKGRIQGVVTQQGEGNIRGTTVKKDAEDNLYIGKAIYTTCNLATPHFHINASKLKVIHNKQVVAGPFNLVINQIPLPIGLPFGFFPFPKRKEIGVSGIIVPQYGEEPNGRGFYLRDGGYYWAVSENLGLQFKGQIYSRGSWGLGVSSAYNKRYRYSGGVNLQFNRNRSGDRVDTTQTPRNDFSFTWSHSPVPRGRGSFSANVNVSSNSYNQFNSYSTQSYISNVAGSSVQYSRTFGQYVRAGANVRVNQQFGQVNQVTGVRANGKTDVSSDFNIGINQISPFALKGGTGRWYESFRVGLDLSGSIAVSNTIKQQLDTTGLGFPVVTNLTTINSIQRYQDSIRRAQNLRLGIVETDPNLIAFSLANSNRIWQNRVVQARYSIPISLPNLKLLRYINLTPGFSLQGNIYSKKLQPNLIYNASHDSIKIDTVRGFYPSYNFSVSASMNTRFYGTYFIRGKRIEAIRHTVAPSISFNYVPDFTNPSFGQFFVLDAKGSLANLPLYRRTISVFRGIDGNSSSGASSTQAAFISFGIVNQLEMKVRTRSDSSGQDFKKIPIFDNLSINGSYNFLAPDYKLSPLSVSANTQIFKNISFNFSSTFDPYAYRAYGGTAQYYFPTTASTLTPLAYSPSIQALNADQPYINQQYIRVPNLYAFQAGQGLLRLTNLQAYVSARFAPKQADKKKTSPNASDATMKAINSNPELYVDFNVPWSMNVSYTFGLTKLTPEISQVVQALTLTGDLSLTPKWKITINTGYDFQFNSPTLTTIGINRDLHCWEMAFNWTPYSGNNFRSGNYSFDLRARSSILQELKLSRRRSFYDRGGF; from the coding sequence TTGTGGTTCTCACGCACACGACCAATATGTATAAAGGCTGCTCTCAGCCTTGTCTGCCTATTCTGGACGTTTAATGCGTTGGGGCAGGCTAAACCGTCAACCCGGAAGAGAACTAAACCATCAGTAACAACCGCTCCGAGTTCACAAACCACCCCTGCGGCAGTTCCTCAGGAAAGTGACCTGGAACGGGAGCTTAATCAAAAATATTCAGCCCCTAACCGCCTTAGCCCTACTCCATACAATCGGAATACGGTACCAACTGCTATTGGAAACGACACAACACGACGTCAACAGGCCATTTCTTCCGGTGATTCCGTTCGATTCTCGCCCCTAAAGTTGATTCAGGTTTCGGAATTGACTCCTAAGGGTATTCAGCCGGTTCAGGTACAATGGCCTATGCTATTAAGCAATATAGTTCAGCCCCCTACCTCGTTATTTATCAATGTCGATTCGTCACGGGTCGTTCTGGCCGATTCCATGCAACGGGAATCCACCCAAACAATTCAGGCCACACAATTACAGCCTAAGCGAATAAAGGTTACTTCTACACCATTACGCCCACTATCAACAGCACTTGTTCATTCCCCAAAGCCGATCCTAATTCGCCCGAATCCGATACGAATTGCAGCCCGGGATTCAGTACAAAAGGCACCTGTCGCTCCGATTAAAAAGCCAGCTATTACCCAGTTAGCGCCAAAATCAATTCCATCGGGTAAAGTGCAACCAGGTCTTGTTTCTCCCAACATAGTCCGGGCGGAAAGTGTAGTACGGCAGAACCAATCCAAAGTAAACTCGACCAGACAAAGCCAAGCCAAACCAACCCGCCCAGCCAGTCTTACCGCGGGCAAACCAGCCATTCCGGCCGATTCGGCTCAGGTTGCCAGTAATGACACTGTCCGGACCGATTCGCTACAGGCACCCGATGCTTTTAAAACAACCGTCAACTATCAGGCCAAAGACTCAACTATTTATGCCGCAGATGGACAGACCGTTGAATTGTTCGGTGATGCCAGTGTGATCTATGGCGATATTTCACTCAAAGCTGACTATATCCGGCTGAATTACCTAACGAATGAGGTCTACGCGAAAGGTCGCTACGATTCAACAGCCAAAAAACTGATTGGTCGGCCTGTTTTTCAGGATGGCGAAGGGAAGTATGATGCCAAGGAGATTCGGTATAATTTCCAGTCCAGAAAAGGTCGGATTCAGGGCGTTGTTACGCAACAGGGCGAGGGTAATATACGAGGCACCACAGTCAAGAAAGATGCTGAGGATAATCTCTATATTGGCAAAGCGATTTATACAACCTGTAATCTGGCAACACCCCACTTCCATATCAATGCCAGTAAACTAAAAGTTATTCATAATAAGCAGGTTGTAGCCGGCCCATTTAATCTGGTCATTAATCAGATTCCGTTACCTATTGGATTGCCCTTTGGTTTCTTTCCGTTTCCCAAACGTAAGGAAATTGGTGTATCCGGTATCATTGTTCCACAATACGGTGAAGAACCCAACGGACGGGGCTTCTATCTGCGCGATGGTGGGTATTACTGGGCGGTGAGTGAAAATCTCGGTCTGCAGTTTAAAGGACAAATATATTCCCGCGGTAGCTGGGGTCTAGGCGTTTCATCAGCTTATAACAAACGGTATCGGTATAGCGGAGGTGTCAATCTTCAGTTCAACCGAAACCGCTCCGGCGACCGTGTTGATACCACCCAAACGCCCCGTAATGACTTTTCATTTACCTGGTCGCACTCGCCGGTGCCACGCGGGCGGGGTAGTTTCTCGGCCAACGTCAACGTCAGCAGCAACAGTTATAATCAGTTTAACTCCTATAGCACCCAGTCCTATATTTCCAACGTAGCGGGCTCATCGGTGCAATACAGCCGAACGTTTGGGCAATACGTGCGGGCAGGCGCTAACGTGCGTGTGAACCAGCAGTTTGGGCAAGTGAATCAGGTAACGGGCGTTCGGGCAAATGGTAAGACCGATGTATCGTCGGATTTCAATATTGGAATTAACCAGATTTCGCCTTTTGCGCTCAAAGGTGGTACAGGGCGCTGGTACGAAAGCTTTCGGGTAGGGCTAGATCTTAGCGGATCTATTGCTGTGAGCAATACAATTAAGCAGCAGCTCGATACAACAGGCTTAGGCTTCCCGGTGGTTACCAATTTAACAACGATTAACTCAATTCAACGCTATCAGGACAGTATCAGACGTGCACAAAATCTTCGCCTGGGTATTGTTGAAACTGATCCTAATTTAATTGCCTTCAGTCTGGCGAATTCAAATCGAATCTGGCAAAACCGCGTGGTGCAGGCCCGGTATAGCATTCCCATTTCGCTACCAAACTTAAAGTTGTTGCGGTACATAAACCTGACTCCCGGCTTCTCGCTACAAGGGAATATTTATAGTAAAAAGCTACAACCCAATTTAATCTACAATGCCAGCCACGACTCAATAAAGATTGATACAGTACGCGGCTTTTATCCATCATATAATTTTTCGGTCAGCGCTAGCATGAATACCCGCTTCTATGGCACTTACTTTATTCGGGGTAAGCGTATTGAGGCTATTCGTCACACAGTTGCGCCTTCTATATCGTTCAACTATGTACCCGATTTTACTAACCCCTCCTTTGGGCAGTTTTTTGTGCTGGATGCCAAAGGATCACTTGCCAATTTACCTCTCTATCGACGGACAATTTCTGTATTCCGGGGTATCGACGGAAATAGCAGCAGTGGCGCATCAAGCACGCAGGCGGCTTTCATTTCGTTCGGGATTGTGAACCAACTTGAAATGAAGGTGCGTACCCGTAGTGACTCATCCGGGCAGGACTTCAAGAAAATTCCGATTTTTGATAACCTGAGTATCAATGGAAGCTATAACTTTCTGGCTCCTGACTATAAGCTGTCGCCACTTTCAGTCAGCGCCAACACGCAGATTTTCAAGAATATAAGCTTCAATTTTTCATCAACATTCGACCCCTACGCTTATCGGGCGTATGGCGGAACAGCGCAGTATTATTTCCCAACAACAGCCAGTACGCTAACACCCCTCGCCTACTCGCCTTCAATTCAGGCCTTAAATGCGGATCAACCTTATATCAATCAGCAGTATATCCGGGTACCTAATCTCTATGCATTTCAGGCTGGGCAGGGGCTGTTGCGGCTAACAAACTTACAGGCCTATGTTAGCGCACGATTTGCCCCTAAGCAGGCCGACAAAAAGAAGACCAGCCCGAATGCGTCCGATGCGACGATGAAGGCCATCAACAGTAATCCGGAATTGTATGTAGACTTCAACGTCCCCTGGTCGATGAACGTCAGCTATACGTTTGGTCTGACCAAATTAACGCCTGAGATTTCGCAGGTAGTGCAAGCGCTGACCCTCACAGGAGATCTAAGTCTGACACCCAAATGGAAAATAACCATTAATACGGGCTATGATTTCCAATTCAATAGCCCAACCCTAACAACCATCGGTATTAACCGCGACCTACACTGTTGGGAAATGGCCTTCAACTGGACGCCCTATTCTGGCAACAACTTCCGTTCAGGCAACTACTCCTTCGATTTGCGGGCACGGTCGTCTATTTTACAAGAGCTTAAGCTGAGTCGTCGCCGGAGCTTCTACGACCGTGGCGGATTTTAA